One part of the Canis lupus dingo isolate Sandy chromosome 14, ASM325472v2, whole genome shotgun sequence genome encodes these proteins:
- the LOC112651500 gene encoding olfactory receptor 2T29-like, whose product MNWMANYTGESDFILVGIFSQSNHPALLCVVIFVVFLMALTGNAVLILLIHFDAHLHTPMYFFISQLSLMDVMYISITVPKMLIDQIMGISNISAPECGMQMFLYVTLAGSECFLLATMAYDRYMAICHPLHYPVLMNHRLCLLLASGCWFLGSVDGFMLTPITMTFPFCRSREIHHFFCEVPAVMKLSCSDTSLYETVMYLCCVLMLLIPVTVISSSYYFILLTIHRMNLAEGQKKAFATCSSHMTVVILFYGAAVYTYMLPTSYHTSEKDMIVSVFYTILTPGLNPLIYSLRNKNVMGALKKMLNVGPVFQETIK is encoded by the coding sequence ATGAACTGGATGGCCAATTACACTGGAGAGTCTGATTTCATCCTGGTGGGAATCTTCAGTCAATCAAATCACCCAGCTCTCCTGTGTGTGgtcatttttgtagttttcttgaTGGCTTTAACTGGGAATGCTGTCCTGATTCTTCTGATACATTTTGATGCTCACCTCCACACTCCTATGTACTTTTTCATCAGCCAGTTGTCTCTCATGGATGTAATGTACATTTCTATCACTGTGCCCAAGATGCTCATAGACCAGATCATGGGTATAAGTAATATATCAGCCCCTGAGTGTGGAATGCAAATGTTTCTCTATGTGACACTAGCGGGTTCAGAATGTTTTCTTCTAGCCACCATGGCCTATGATCGCTATATGGCCATCTGCCATCCTCTTCATTACCCTGTCCTCATGAACCACAGATTGTGTCTTCTACTGGCATCTGGCTGCTGGTTTCTGGGATCTGTGGATGGATTTATGCTCACGCCCATCACTATGACGTTCCCTTTCTGCAGATCCCGGGAGATCCATCATTTCTTCTGTGAAGTCCCTGCTGTAATGAAGCTCTCCTGCTCAGATACCTCCCTTTATGAGACAGTCATGTACCTGTGCTGTGTCCTCATGCTCCTCATCCCTGTGACAGTCATTTCAAGCTCCTATTATTTCATCCTCCTCACCATCCACAGGATGAATTTAGCAGAGGGTCAGAAGAAGGCCTTTGCCACTTGTTCTTCCCATATGACTGTGGTCATTCTCTTCTATGGGGCTGCTGTCTATACCTACATGCTCCCCACCTCCTATCACACCTCTGAGAAGGACATGATTGTATCTGTCTTTTATACCATCCTCACTCCTGGATTAAATCCTTTAATCTACAGTCTCAGGAATAAGAATGTCATGGGAGCACTGAAGAAAATGTTGAATGTGGGACCTGTTTTTCaagaaactataaaatag